A window of the Blattabacterium cuenoti genome harbors these coding sequences:
- a CDS encoding citrate synthase — MCSVVNFNINGYHYKLPVIYGTFYDKAINISQLRENTGFITFDPGFKNTGITKSSISFIDGEKGELLYRGYPIEQIINKCSFIETSYLILNGELPDTAQLKSFSEKIKKFNYIHKEINKILDNIPNFYHPMGILSFLTYTLDAFINCLQEEDMYLHLLAKLPILAALTYRKKIGLPLSYADYHLDYTSNLLKMFFSIPNKSYEQSPIIADALNKILILHADHEQNCSTTTVRLLGSAHVGLFSSISAGMSALWGRLHGGANQAVIEMLESILQSGGNIKKWIEKAKNKKDPFRLMGFGHRIYKNFDPRARIAKKVAENVIQQLGISDPILELAKNLENDALQDSYFIEKKLYPNIDFYSGIIYQAIGIPKDMFTVMFALGRLPGWMAHWKEMKLNREPIGRPRQIYIGYKKRNIKN, encoded by the coding sequence ATGTGCAGTGTCGTGAATTTTAATATAAATGGATATCATTACAAACTTCCTGTAATTTATGGAACTTTTTATGATAAAGCTATTAATATTTCTCAATTAAGAGAAAATACAGGTTTTATTACATTTGATCCAGGATTTAAAAACACAGGAATTACCAAAAGTTCCATTAGTTTTATAGACGGAGAAAAAGGAGAACTTTTATATAGAGGATATCCTATTGAACAAATTATTAATAAGTGTTCATTTATAGAAACAAGTTATCTTATTTTAAATGGAGAACTTCCTGATACTGCACAATTAAAGTCCTTTTCTGAAAAAATAAAAAAATTCAATTATATTCATAAGGAAATAAATAAAATACTTGATAATATTCCAAATTTTTATCATCCAATGGGAATTTTATCTTTTTTAACTTATACTTTAGATGCATTTATAAATTGTTTACAGGAAGAAGATATGTATCTTCATCTGTTAGCTAAGCTACCTATATTGGCCGCTTTAACCTATAGAAAAAAAATTGGATTACCTCTTTCTTATGCAGATTATCACCTTGATTACACGTCTAATTTGTTAAAAATGTTTTTTTCTATTCCTAATAAATCTTATGAGCAAAGTCCGATTATAGCAGATGCTTTGAATAAAATTTTAATATTACATGCTGATCATGAGCAAAATTGTTCCACAACTACCGTTCGTTTATTAGGTTCCGCTCATGTTGGCTTATTTTCATCTATATCGGCAGGGATGAGCGCTCTTTGGGGGAGATTACATGGAGGGGCGAATCAAGCTGTAATTGAAATGTTAGAATCTATTTTACAAAGTGGAGGAAATATAAAAAAATGGATAGAAAAAGCAAAAAATAAAAAAGATCCATTCCGACTCATGGGATTTGGACATAGAATTTATAAAAATTTTGATCCTAGAGCTAGGATAGCTAAAAAAGTAGCTGAAAATGTAATTCAACAATTAGGGATTTCTGATCCAATATTGGAATTGGCAAAAAACCTTGAAAATGATGCTCTTCAGGATTCTTATTTTATAGAAAAAAAACTTTATCCTAATATTGATTTCTATTCCGGTATTATTTATCAAGCTATAGGAATTCCAAAAGATATGTTTACTGTTATGTTTGCTTTAGGAAGATTACCAGGATGGATGGCTCATTGGAAAGAAATGAAATTAAATAGAGAACCCATAGGAAGACCTAGACAAATTTATATAGGATATAAAAAAAGAAATATAAAAAATTAG